The Pseudomonadota bacterium genome has a segment encoding these proteins:
- the rapZ gene encoding RNase adapter RapZ has product MDEARTKRKYTTGTPLLIITGLSGAGKSTAMRAFEDLGCYCADNLPPGLIPSFFDLCERSGAIGAGVVIASDVRSGALFGDFLDTARELDEAGVAYGILYLDAATDVLINRFSEVRRAHPLELPRFSIQDAIGEERRVLEAIRAIATYVIDTSSLDAAGLREAIVQTVAGDVANSVRLKLLSFGYKYGVPRDADFVFDVRFLPNPFYVPELKDRTGQDEEVLRYVMSQPLAGEYFDKIAALLELTLDSFVKVGKRNLTVAFGCTGGRHRSVAFAERMAALFSERGHPSRAVHRDAARAGK; this is encoded by the coding sequence ATGGACGAGGCGCGGACCAAGCGCAAGTACACGACCGGGACGCCGCTCCTGATCATCACGGGGCTGTCCGGCGCGGGCAAGTCCACCGCGATGCGCGCGTTCGAGGATCTCGGCTGTTACTGCGCGGACAACCTCCCGCCGGGCCTCATCCCGAGCTTCTTCGATCTGTGCGAGCGCTCCGGCGCCATCGGCGCCGGCGTCGTGATCGCGAGCGACGTCCGCTCCGGCGCGCTGTTCGGCGACTTCCTCGACACGGCGCGGGAGCTCGACGAGGCGGGGGTGGCGTACGGCATCCTCTACCTCGACGCGGCGACGGACGTGCTGATCAACCGGTTCAGCGAGGTGCGGCGCGCCCACCCGCTGGAGCTGCCGCGCTTCTCGATCCAGGACGCGATCGGCGAGGAGCGGCGGGTGCTCGAGGCGATCCGGGCGATCGCGACCTACGTCATCGACACGAGCTCGCTCGACGCGGCCGGCCTGCGCGAGGCGATCGTGCAGACCGTGGCCGGCGACGTCGCGAACAGCGTGCGGCTCAAGCTGCTGAGCTTCGGTTACAAGTACGGCGTGCCCCGCGACGCGGACTTCGTGTTCGACGTGCGCTTCCTGCCCAACCCTTTCTACGTGCCGGAGCTCAAGGACCGCACGGGGCAGGACGAGGAGGTGCTCCGCTACGTCATGTCGCAGCCGCTCGCGGGCGAGTACTTCGACAAGATCGCGGCGCTCCTGGAGCTGACGCTCGACAGCTTCGTCAAGGTCGGGAAGCGCAACCTCACGGTGGCGTTCGGCTGCACGGGCGGGAGGCACCGCTCCGTCGCGTTCGCCGAGCGCATGGCCGCGCTGTTCTCCGAGAGGGGCCACCCGAGCCGCGCCGTCCACCGCGACGCCGCAAGGGCAGGGAAGTAG
- a CDS encoding ABC-F family ATP-binding cassette domain-containing protein, whose product MLHVKGITYRVGGRTLFENASAHVPAGKRVGLVGPNGSGKTTLLRLALGELELDGGAIDLRARCSVGTVAQEAPGGERTPIEVVLAADTEREGLLAEAETCRDPSRIAEIHTRLADKGAHAAPARAAVILAGLGFDEAAQSRPLRTFSGGWRMRVALASALFAEPDLLLLDEPTNHLDLESVLWLLDYLKGYPSTLVVVSHDRHLLNEIAEQIVCIKDLRLASYTGGYDDFVAALAQKAALEDAARVKQEAARAHLQSFIDRFRAKATKAKQAQSRIKMLEKMRPVAASSSRQRVAFDFPEPAATASPLVRMDDVAVGYAPGAPVLSGLHLSVFAEDRVALLGANGNGKTTLARLLAGSLEPESGRLTASSKLVVGYFAQDHLEQLAPDRTAFEHMRAAMPPELPQEKVRAWLGRFGFAQERAEVRAAGLSGGEKTRLALALIAVERPNLLILDEPTNHLDVDAREALVEGLNAFGGAMILVSHDRRLIEATVDQLWLVEGGSCAQFFGDMDDYQARLLEARASLRQAARRAAGGTDASTRPNRKDGRRSAAEIRARLAPLKRSAADAEGALEALIEERAAIEVELADPSTYGALDRERIAALGRRQHELVDLVAAAEERWLVAADALERAECEATDSEL is encoded by the coding sequence ATGCTCCACGTGAAGGGCATAACGTACCGCGTCGGCGGGCGGACGCTGTTCGAGAACGCGTCGGCGCACGTGCCGGCCGGCAAGAGGGTCGGGCTCGTGGGGCCCAACGGCTCGGGCAAGACGACGCTCCTCCGGCTCGCCCTCGGCGAGCTCGAGCTCGACGGCGGCGCCATCGATCTGCGCGCGCGCTGCTCGGTCGGCACGGTGGCGCAGGAGGCGCCGGGCGGGGAGCGCACGCCTATCGAGGTCGTGCTCGCGGCCGACACGGAGCGCGAGGGGCTCCTCGCGGAGGCCGAGACGTGCCGCGATCCTTCGCGCATCGCCGAGATCCACACGCGGCTCGCGGACAAGGGCGCGCACGCGGCGCCGGCGCGCGCGGCGGTGATCCTCGCGGGGCTCGGCTTCGACGAGGCGGCGCAGTCGCGGCCGCTCCGGACGTTCTCGGGCGGATGGAGGATGCGGGTGGCGCTCGCGAGCGCCCTGTTCGCCGAGCCGGATCTCCTGCTCCTCGACGAGCCGACGAACCACCTCGACCTCGAGTCCGTCCTGTGGCTGCTCGACTACCTCAAGGGGTACCCGAGCACGCTCGTCGTCGTGAGCCACGATCGGCACCTGCTCAACGAGATCGCGGAGCAGATCGTGTGCATCAAGGATCTCAGGCTCGCCTCGTACACGGGCGGCTACGACGACTTCGTGGCCGCCCTCGCGCAGAAGGCGGCGCTCGAGGACGCGGCGCGCGTCAAGCAGGAGGCCGCGCGGGCGCACCTGCAGTCGTTCATCGACAGGTTCCGCGCCAAGGCGACCAAGGCGAAGCAGGCGCAGAGCCGCATCAAGATGCTCGAGAAGATGCGCCCGGTCGCGGCGTCCTCGTCGCGGCAGCGCGTCGCGTTCGACTTCCCCGAGCCCGCGGCGACCGCGTCCCCGCTCGTTCGGATGGACGACGTGGCGGTCGGCTACGCGCCCGGCGCGCCGGTGCTCAGCGGCCTCCACCTGAGCGTGTTCGCCGAGGATCGCGTGGCGCTGCTCGGCGCGAACGGGAACGGCAAGACGACGCTCGCGCGCCTGCTCGCGGGATCGCTCGAGCCCGAGTCCGGGCGGCTCACGGCGTCGTCGAAGCTCGTGGTCGGCTACTTCGCCCAGGATCACCTCGAGCAGCTGGCGCCGGATCGCACCGCGTTCGAGCACATGCGCGCGGCCATGCCGCCGGAGCTCCCGCAGGAGAAGGTGCGCGCCTGGCTCGGCCGGTTCGGGTTCGCGCAGGAACGCGCGGAGGTCCGGGCCGCCGGGCTCTCCGGCGGCGAGAAGACGCGGCTCGCGCTCGCGCTGATCGCGGTCGAGCGGCCGAACCTGCTGATCCTCGACGAGCCGACGAACCACCTCGACGTCGACGCGCGGGAGGCGCTCGTCGAGGGGCTCAACGCGTTCGGCGGCGCGATGATCCTCGTGTCGCACGACAGGCGCCTCATCGAGGCGACGGTGGATCAGCTGTGGCTCGTCGAGGGCGGATCCTGCGCGCAGTTCTTCGGCGACATGGACGACTACCAGGCGCGGCTGCTCGAGGCGCGCGCGTCGCTCAGGCAGGCCGCGCGGCGGGCCGCGGGCGGGACGGACGCTTCGACCCGGCCGAACCGCAAGGACGGGCGGCGGTCGGCGGCCGAGATCCGGGCGCGGCTCGCACCCTTGAAGCGGTCGGCGGCCGACGCCGAGGGCGCGCTCGAGGCGCTGATCGAGGAGCGCGCGGCGATCGAGGTGGAGCTCGCCGATCCGTCGACGTACGGCGCGCTCGACCGGGAGCGGATCGCGGCGCTCGGAAGGCGGCAGCACGAGCTCGTCGATCTGGTCGCCGCCGCGGAGGAGCGCTGGCTCGTCGCCGCGGACGCGCTCGAGCGGGCGGAGTGCGAGGCGACGGACTCCGAGCTGTGA